GGTTCTTTCGTCGGGATTGCCCGGCAGTTGGGCAATAGCAGTTTCTCGTAGTTCCTCGTCGCTGGGGAGAACCTGCACCTCCTGCAACAAAGCAATGGCTTGCCGCCTGGCTTCCGCATCCGAAACTTGACGATGCTGGCGAATGCTTTCCGTTAGTTGAAACCCAATGGTAAACACCGGATTCAACGCACTCATGGGTTCTTGGAAAATCGTAGAAATTTGGCTGCCACGATACAGCCGGCGGCGGGATTCGGGCAGTTGGTTTAAATCCACCAATTCTCCGCTGCCTTTAGACTGGAAATTGCCACGGAACCAAATTTCGCCATGGGTGATTTTGCCAGGCGGGTTGGGCAACAATCCCATCACCGCCAACGCCGTTACGGATTTGCCAGAACCCGACTCTCCCACAACGCCGAGGGTTTCCCCTTGTTCGATTTGAAAAGAAATACCATCTACAGCTTGGATGACTTTCTCGTCTGTATCGAACTGTACCTGTAGATTGCGAACATCTAAAATTGTGTTGGGAGCAATATCTTTAACAGTAGCGACCATAGAACAGTGGAGTTTCCGAAACCAACAACTTGCGGTGAGCGAACTTGTGCTGATGAACCGCCATCCTCATCTTAGTGCCATTGTATGCGATCGCGGGTACTTGGCGAACAATTGCGTGGCAGATAGAGTGTGGTCATTGGGAACTGCATAAAATGGATGGTTGCTAGCTTTGCCTGGGGCAAAGTTTCTGGTTAAGACAGATATCAAAATACTCTATCATCCCCCTTTCTCCCCCTTTCTCCCCCTTTCTCCCACTCCTCCCCCTCCTCCCCCTCATCCCACTCCTCCCACTCCTCCCCTTGGATACAACCGCCAAACGCGCAACAATAGAAAAATAAATTGTCTGTAGAACGCAGTATTTCTAGGAAATAGGCATTGTGAGCGATCCAACCATCGAAAAAATTCTCCAACTTGCCTCCCAAAGGGCAGATTCGGCAGAAGTCTACTATCTCGCTAGCGAAGACACGCCCATTGAATTTGAAAACAACCGATTAAAATCCTTGCAAACCAAAGCCCTGCAAGGGGTTGCCTTGCGGGTGATTAAAAATGGTCGGTTGGGGTTTGCCAGTGCCACCGATTTAACCCGTATCGAAGAATTGGTGGATGCTGCCATCCAAACCTCAGAAATTGGCGATGAGGTGGATTTTGCCTTTGCGGATACCGTTGGCGAAAGCGAAACCAGTTCTGACTATACACCTCCCAGTAGCGACGAACTGGTAGCGTTGGGCAACCAACTAATTGGCGGCGTGCGAGAATATAACCCTGACATTTTGGTGAATGTCGGTTTCCACGTGCGCAACGGTACGGTAAAATTTGCTACTACCAACGATGTTTACGCCCAGCGATCGCGCAAAATCCTCAGTGCCGACATTGAAGGGAATTTGGTCAGGGGCGAAGATTTTCTGCAAATCTACACCTACGAAGTGGCTAGAGACGAACCCCTGGCTTGCATGAAAGCCAACCGTCTCGATGACAATCCCTTGCTGCAGGATTTGCTGCAAAAATATCGTTGGGCAGAAAATACTGCCACTGTCTCTAGCGGTCAGTTGCCGGTTTATTTTCTCCCCAGGGCTTTTGGATTTACCTTAGTTAGCCTGTTCGATACCATTCTTTCCGGGCAAGCCGTGGTGCAAAAAGCATCTCCCCTGGTCGATAAAGTGGGTCAAACCATATTCGATCCGCGTTTTAGCTTGTGGGAAGACCCCAGCATAGGCACCGGTGCTTGTCAGTTTGACGACGAAGGCACCCCCACCAGCTACAAGAAACTTATCGACCAAGGTACCATACAAGGATTTTACTGGGACCGACGCTGGGCAGCCCGTGGTGGCGTTCAACCTACTGGCAACGGCTTTCGCGGCGGTTTGTCTCGCCCCAACCCCGATTTGGTAAACATTTGCGTGGCAGGGGGCAACACGCCAACTAGCGAACTAATTGGCAATATTAAAGAAGGGATTATCGTAGACCAAGTGTTGGGGGCTGGTCAGTCCAACCAACTGGCAGGCGAATTTTCCGTTAATCTAGATTTGGGCTATAAGGTGGAAAACGGGGAAATTGTCGGTCGCGTCAAAAATACCATGGTAGCTGGTAATATTTTTGAAGCCTTTAATAATGTGGTAGATTTCAGCAGCCAGCCAGAGTGGGTAGGTGGCAGTGCCTATTTGCCGGGGATTTTGTTCTCCCAGTTGGGCGTTGCTAGCAAGCAATAGTTGCTTGCCATCGCTGCGGTGTAGGTTGACCGCAGCACTGGTAGGGGTTCCCCGTTCGCCCCTACTCTACCAAATATTCTGTTGGCTGGCATGGCTAGAGCAAAATTTGGGCTGGCTTGGTAGTCTACCAAAGAGCGGTTTTTGAATTTTTGACGATTCAAACGCACGGTTGCGGATCGAAAAGAGACAAGTTTTATGAAATTTTGGGCAAAAATTCGGCAGGTTATTTCACCAATTTCCCCCCGTAGGGGCAACCCCCCGTGGTTGCCCTGGCGCGTTGTTGGTGTTTTGGCGATCGCTACGATATTCCTAACCGGATGTGTAGACTATAAAGTAGGGATTCAATTCGACAACCAAACCCACGGCACCATCGTGCAAAACGTTCGGTTGAGCGATAAATTAATGGCTTTCAATCGCGAGGCGGCATCGGCGTGGTTGGATAGCATTGCCAAACGCACGCGCAATCTCGGTGGCAAAGTGCGTAGCCTTTCCGAACAGGAGATAGAAGCCAAAATGAGCTTTAGCAATGCGGCGGAATTGGAAGAAAAATTAAATACCTTCTTTCATCCTATCCAAGAACAAAACCAAACCGCAGCAGCTTCGGATGGGGGTCCGCATTCTTCCGAATCGCAACCGGAATCCCGCACACCCAAAGAGGCTGCTACCGATACCGAAAATCAGGATGAACTGCCGCAAATTGGGTCTAATTTGAAAATTAACCAAAATAACTTTTTGCTGGTGTTGCGCAATCGTTTTGTGTACGATATCGATCTGCGATCGCTAGCCGTTCTTTCTTCAGAAGGCAATATTTTGGTTAGCCCTGGCAGTCTGGTGGATTTAAAATTAACCTTGCAGGCACCTTGGGGTCTTCGTAGCGTGGAAAAACACGAATATGCGATTTCACCGCAGATGAATCTAGAAGGCAACCAACTCACCTGGAAATTGCAGCCAGGCAAACAAAACCATCTAGAAGCCATTTTCTGGATTCCCAGCCCCATCGGCATCGGGGCAGTTGCGATCGCAATTTTGGTGGGAATTGGCTTTTGGTTAAAATACCAACTACTACCATTTCTCGGATTTGGTAAAAAGAAAGCGAAGCCCCAAACGCAATAACCACCATTCCCATTCGCTACTGGCACCGCAGTTGTTTCCCACAACCATGCTTTCCCGGTATTCGATACGATTTGTCGAGTTAAAAGCGAAAATCAATTGTTGAAAAAACTTTCTACATCGCCCGAATTTCCAGCCAATCTCTTTCAACTAGATAATGGTCTAACGGTTATCCATCAAAACATGCCAGCGACACCGGTAGCCGTGGTAGACGTTTGGGTGAAAGCTGGGGCTGCCAACGAACCCGATGCCTGGTCTGGTATGGCGCATTTTTTGGAACATACAATTTTTCGCGGCACGGAAAAACTTCAACCCGGTGAGTTTGACCAGGTCATCGAAGACCAAGGGGGATTTGCCAACGCTGCCACCAGCCACGATTACGCCCACTTTTTCATTACCTCCGCCGCCGATTTATTGCCCACCATGCTGCCATCGCTGGCAGATTTGTTGCTTCACGCCAGCATTCCCGACGAAGAATTTTACATCGAACGGGATGTGGTCACCGAGG
This Geitlerinema sp. PCC 9228 DNA region includes the following protein-coding sequences:
- a CDS encoding TldD/PmbA family protein, which produces MSDPTIEKILQLASQRADSAEVYYLASEDTPIEFENNRLKSLQTKALQGVALRVIKNGRLGFASATDLTRIEELVDAAIQTSEIGDEVDFAFADTVGESETSSDYTPPSSDELVALGNQLIGGVREYNPDILVNVGFHVRNGTVKFATTNDVYAQRSRKILSADIEGNLVRGEDFLQIYTYEVARDEPLACMKANRLDDNPLLQDLLQKYRWAENTATVSSGQLPVYFLPRAFGFTLVSLFDTILSGQAVVQKASPLVDKVGQTIFDPRFSLWEDPSIGTGACQFDDEGTPTSYKKLIDQGTIQGFYWDRRWAARGGVQPTGNGFRGGLSRPNPDLVNICVAGGNTPTSELIGNIKEGIIVDQVLGAGQSNQLAGEFSVNLDLGYKVENGEIVGRVKNTMVAGNIFEAFNNVVDFSSQPEWVGGSAYLPGILFSQLGVASKQ
- a CDS encoding DUF3153 domain-containing protein, translated to MKFWAKIRQVISPISPRRGNPPWLPWRVVGVLAIATIFLTGCVDYKVGIQFDNQTHGTIVQNVRLSDKLMAFNREAASAWLDSIAKRTRNLGGKVRSLSEQEIEAKMSFSNAAELEEKLNTFFHPIQEQNQTAAASDGGPHSSESQPESRTPKEAATDTENQDELPQIGSNLKINQNNFLLVLRNRFVYDIDLRSLAVLSSEGNILVSPGSLVDLKLTLQAPWGLRSVEKHEYAISPQMNLEGNQLTWKLQPGKQNHLEAIFWIPSPIGIGAVAIAILVGIGFWLKYQLLPFLGFGKKKAKPQTQ